One Roseomonas sp. OT10 DNA window includes the following coding sequences:
- a CDS encoding SDR family oxidoreductase — protein MLGASGRSGAALCRALAEAGEPFIPVVRDVARWASTGLPGQARVADLRDPAALRDALAGATRVASTAHARHTRAVIAAAPPEARFVLMGSTRRHSRWRDDHGDGVRAGEAALLGSGRRGVMLHPTMIYGAQGEDNVQRLAALLRRLPVAPLPGGGRALVQPIHQSDVTRSLVAALRRDWPTPATVIVAGPVAVRYADFLHAVCRAAGVRAPPVVPVPLTPLLALAPLTRLLPGVPRIRMDELRRLTEDKGFGIETMRRELGIEPIGLEEGLARTFSAPQS, from the coding sequence GTGCTGGGCGCCTCCGGCCGCTCCGGCGCCGCGCTGTGCCGGGCCCTGGCCGAGGCGGGCGAGCCCTTCATCCCCGTGGTGCGGGACGTCGCGCGCTGGGCCTCGACCGGGCTGCCCGGCCAGGCCCGCGTCGCCGACCTGCGCGATCCGGCCGCGCTGCGCGATGCCCTGGCGGGTGCCACGCGCGTCGCCTCCACCGCGCATGCGCGCCACACCCGGGCGGTGATCGCCGCCGCGCCGCCAGAGGCGCGTTTCGTTCTGATGGGCAGTACGCGGCGCCACTCCCGCTGGCGCGACGACCACGGCGACGGCGTGCGCGCCGGCGAGGCGGCGTTGCTCGGCAGCGGCCGGCGCGGCGTGATGCTGCACCCGACGATGATCTACGGCGCGCAGGGCGAGGACAACGTGCAGCGCCTCGCCGCGCTGCTGCGCCGCCTGCCGGTGGCGCCACTGCCGGGCGGCGGGCGGGCGCTGGTGCAGCCGATCCATCAGTCGGACGTCACGCGCAGCCTGGTCGCAGCGCTGCGGCGCGACTGGCCGACGCCTGCCACGGTGATCGTCGCGGGTCCCGTGGCCGTTCGTTACGCGGACTTCCTGCACGCCGTCTGCCGCGCCGCCGGCGTGCGCGCGCCCCCGGTCGTTCCGGTTCCGCTTACGCCGCTGCTGGCCCTGGCCCCGCTGACGCGGCTGCTTCCGGGCGTCCCACGCATCCGCATGGACGAGCTGCGCCGGCTGACGGAGGATAAGGGCTTCGGTATCGAAACGATGCGGCGCGAACTGGGTATCGAGCCGATCGGCCTCGAGGAAGGGCTTGCACGCACCTTCTCGGCTCCCCAAAGCTGA
- a CDS encoding M20 aminoacylase family protein: MPVLNRVAEFHDEMTAWRQDFHRHPELAYEEIRTSGIVAQRLRDFGVDEVITGIAGTGVVGVLHGQGGPATGEAKAIGLRADMDALPLEEETGLPHASTVRGKMHACGHDGHTTMLLGAAKYLAETRNFDGTVYLIFQPAEENLAGGDRMVKEGLFRRFPMQRVFGIHNWPGAPAGHFLWRVGPVMAAVANIEIRVIGKGAHGAMPNNGNDPIVIAAQIVTALQSIVARNMEPVEAGVVTIAHIAGGHTFNVIPESVLMQGTARWFEPEVGDLLERRVREIALGIGAAFGATVEVMFQRAYPATVNEPESTRLARDAALSVVGADRVHEMAKPTMGGEDFSFMLNVKDGAYLMLGGGRTENDPQVHHPMYDFNDEILPVGASYWARLAEQLLPRQD, translated from the coding sequence ATGCCCGTCCTGAACCGCGTGGCAGAGTTCCACGACGAGATGACGGCTTGGCGGCAGGATTTCCACCGCCATCCGGAGCTGGCCTACGAGGAGATCCGCACCAGCGGCATCGTGGCGCAGCGGTTGCGCGACTTCGGCGTGGACGAGGTGATCACGGGCATCGCGGGCACCGGGGTGGTCGGCGTGCTGCATGGCCAGGGCGGGCCGGCGACGGGCGAGGCGAAGGCGATCGGCCTGCGTGCGGACATGGACGCGCTGCCGCTGGAGGAGGAGACGGGGCTGCCGCACGCCTCCACCGTCCGCGGCAAGATGCACGCCTGCGGCCATGACGGGCATACGACGATGCTGCTGGGCGCCGCCAAGTACCTGGCGGAGACGCGCAACTTCGACGGCACCGTCTACCTGATCTTCCAGCCGGCGGAGGAGAACCTGGCCGGTGGCGACCGCATGGTGAAGGAGGGGCTGTTCCGCCGCTTCCCGATGCAGCGCGTCTTCGGCATCCACAACTGGCCCGGCGCCCCGGCGGGGCATTTCCTGTGGCGCGTCGGGCCGGTGATGGCGGCCGTGGCGAACATCGAGATCCGCGTCATCGGCAAGGGCGCACACGGCGCCATGCCGAACAACGGCAACGACCCGATCGTCATCGCCGCGCAGATCGTCACGGCGCTGCAGTCCATCGTCGCCCGCAACATGGAGCCGGTGGAGGCGGGCGTCGTCACCATCGCCCACATCGCCGGCGGCCACACCTTCAACGTCATCCCCGAGAGCGTGCTGATGCAGGGCACGGCGCGCTGGTTCGAGCCGGAGGTGGGTGACCTGCTGGAGCGCCGGGTGCGGGAGATCGCGCTGGGCATCGGTGCCGCCTTCGGCGCCACGGTGGAGGTGATGTTCCAGCGCGCCTACCCGGCGACGGTGAACGAGCCGGAGAGCACGCGCCTGGCCCGCGACGCCGCCCTGTCCGTGGTCGGCGCGGACCGGGTGCACGAGATGGCCAAGCCGACCATGGGCGGCGAGGACTTCTCCTTCATGCTCAACGTCAAGGATGGCGCCTACCTGATGCTGGGCGGCGGCCGGACGGAGAACGACCCGCAGGTGCATCACCCGATGTACGACTTCAACGACGAGATCCTGCCGGTCGGCGCCTCCTACTGGGCCCGGCTGGCCGAGCAGCTGCTGCCGCGCCAGGATTGA
- a CDS encoding extensin-like domain-containing protein, with product MLLILLIPLALAGLVLSGALRLPPAWDPFAPLDLKAAPNPLTRWKLARMEWQPEACFAAFAASGLSVARLPGRASGEGCTVEDALRLGGTPALSPPAPMATCPLAAAWTIYAGQVLQPAAERHLGQPVVRVRQLGTYACRDVRGGTRRSQHATANAIDVAGFTLADGREVSLARDWDDPGPRGAFLRDARDGACRLFDAVLGPDYNAAHRDHFHLDRGPWRTCR from the coding sequence TTGCTCCTGATCCTCCTGATTCCCCTCGCCCTGGCCGGCCTCGTCCTCAGCGGCGCGCTGCGCCTGCCGCCGGCCTGGGACCCCTTCGCGCCGCTGGACCTGAAGGCGGCACCCAATCCGTTGACGCGCTGGAAGCTGGCCCGGATGGAGTGGCAGCCGGAGGCCTGTTTCGCCGCCTTCGCCGCCTCCGGCCTCTCCGTCGCGCGCTTGCCCGGCCGCGCCTCGGGCGAGGGCTGCACGGTGGAGGATGCCCTGCGCCTGGGCGGGACGCCCGCCCTGTCGCCCCCGGCCCCGATGGCGACCTGCCCCCTCGCCGCCGCCTGGACGATCTATGCCGGGCAGGTGCTGCAGCCGGCGGCCGAGCGGCATCTGGGCCAGCCGGTGGTCCGGGTGCGGCAACTCGGCACCTATGCCTGCCGCGACGTGCGCGGCGGCACGCGGCGCAGTCAGCACGCGACCGCCAACGCCATCGACGTGGCGGGCTTCACCCTGGCGGACGGGCGGGAGGTCAGCCTGGCCCGGGACTGGGACGATCCCGGCCCGCGCGGGGCCTTCCTGCGGGACGCGCGGGACGGCGCCTGCCGGCTCTTCGACGCGGTGCTCGGGCCGGACTACAACGCCGCGCACCGCGACCACTTCCACCTGGATCGCGGACCCTGGAGGACCTGCCGCTGA